A single window of Ischnura elegans chromosome 8, ioIscEleg1.1, whole genome shotgun sequence DNA harbors:
- the LOC124163513 gene encoding U4/U6 small nuclear ribonucleoprotein Prp3, translating into MTTYLSRKDIEEMKPSLDKTVQKFLGFNEPSLVTAAINCLVSGYDRRKTTDKLASLLDNQKASRLTDKIFDMIEETKGITVPNQSQNNSSSSQSRSSKKRTRDGNEGEDAGSTTNSVSKEEKRSKTSDDDASATLPPVGQPSPGQLTALQIKEMMANAQRMIEERKKALTMLRVGETGGGGGGGISSAAPPADLFSDIQVRSSSNSSSAPPSSSSSTSSSNRRSESEGGGSRSNGSSSSSSRPSSSSSSSRTAQPPVDTDKARKIAELQAQIQSKLSSGLLSMAAAAGVQRQQQQALVLGQQMAAMAAQQGPHRLPPPPLMAVVTGMAHRPTMQQQQPKHVPQPKPAPLILDSEGRTVDVTGKEVQLTHRMPTLKANIRAKKREEFRQQLQERAAEDLSETTFFDSRLGNKPPVRGKRALRFHEPGKFTQMADRMRVKAQLEKLQNEISQIARKTGITSATKLALIAPKAEATEDEIPDSEWWDSVILRPDCDKYEEINGKIGIRPEGVTNLVEHPTQMRPPTDPLKPVYMPVFLTKKERKKLRRQNRREAWKEEQEKIRLGLEPPPEPKLRMSNLMRVLGTEAVADPTKIEGQVREQMAKRLAAHREANAARALTAQQKKDKRARKIQEDVSLGVNVAIYRVKDLTNPAKKFKVEANAKQLTMTGCVVLFRDCNVIAVEGGLKQQKHYKRLMLHRIKWEEDMTKDLEGKETPNKCHLVWEGFTKQRNFGELKFKVCPTEKVAREHFKKHSVEHYWDLAYSGAVMETADTPL; encoded by the exons ATGACTACGTATTTGTCGCGTAAGGACATCGAGGAGATGAAGCCTTCTCTGGATAAAACGGTGCAGAAATTTTTAGGATTCAATGAGCCTTCACTTGTGACCGCTGCGATTAACTGCCTTGTATCTGGGTACGACCGGAGGAAAACCACTG ATAAATTGGCGTCATTGCTTGATAACCAAAAGGCATCACGTTTAACCGATAAAATATTTGATATGATTGAAGAAACTAAAGGTATTACTGTTCCAAACCAATCTCAGAATAATTCTTCATCTTCACAAAGTCGGTCCTCGAAAAAAAGAACTCGAGACGGAAATGAG GGGGAAGACGCAGGCAGCACCACTAACTCTGTGTCCAAAGAAGAGAAGCGTTCTAAAACTTCGGATGATGATGCATCGGCTACTCTTCCTCCTGTTGGCCAACCCAGTCCAGGGCAGCTGACTGCTTTACAG ATCAAGGAAATGATGGCCAATGCTCAGAGGATGATCGAGGAGAGGAAAAAGGCGCTGACAATGCTGCGTGTGGGTGAGACTgggggtggtgggggagggggcaTCTCATCTGCTGCGCCACCTGCGGACCTCTTTTCTGACATCCAAGTGCGATCGTCGTCCAACTCTTCCTCtgcccctccctcctcctcttcttccacttcctcctccaaCAGGCGGTCAGAAAGTGAAGGTGGTGGTTCTCGAAGTAACGG CTCCAGTTCATCATCCAGTCGGCCTTCATCATCTTCATCAAGTTCACGAACAGCACAGCCACCTGTTGACACGGATAAAGCAAGGAAAATAGCGGAGTTGCAG GCTCAGATCCAGTCAAAGCTGTCGTCAGGACTGTTGTCAATGGCTGCAGCCGCAGGAGTGCAAAGACAGCAGCAACAGGCACTAGTCCTGGGGCAGCAGATGGCCGCAATGGCGGCGCAACAAGGGCCTCACCGCctgcctccccctcccctcatggCTGTTGTCACAGGCATGGCCCACCGTCCCACAATGCAACAACAGCAACCGAAGCACGTGCCCCAGCCCAAGCCTGCTCCACTCATCCTCGACTCGGAGGGACGAACGGTGGATGTCACGGGCAAGGAAGTGCAGCTCACCCATCGCATGCCCACTCTTAAG GCAAATATAAGGGCCAAGAAAAGGGAGGAATTTCGACAGCAGTTGCAAGAAAGGGCTGCCGAAGATCTCTCAGAGACTACATTTTTTGATAGCCGATTAGGCAATAAGCCTCCCGTCCGAGGGAAAAGAGCCCTACGTTTCCATGAGCCTGGGAAATTCACTCAAATGGCTGATCGGATGCGTGTCAAG GCCCAGCTGGAAAAGTTGCAAAATGAAATATCACAGATAGCCCGAAAAACGGGAATAACGTCAGCAACCAAATTGGCATTGATTGCCCCAAAGGCTGAGGCTACGGAGGATGAGATACCTGACTCTGAATGGTGGGACTCGGTCATTTTGCGTCCAGATTGTGACAA GTATGAGGAGATCAATGGGAAGATTGGAATCAGGCCAGAGGGTGTCACTAATCTCGTTGAACATCCAACACAAATGAGACCTCCCA CTGATCCTTTGAAGCCCGTCTACATGCCAGTGTTCCTcacaaagaaggagaggaaaaagttGAGACGACAGAATCGACGTGAGGCATGGAAGGAGGAGCAGGAGAAAATTCGTCTAGGCCTTGAGCCTCCACCTGAACCTAAG CTCCGAATGTCAAATTTGATGAGGGTGCTTGGCACAGAGGCTGTAGCAGATCCCACGAAGATCGAGGGGCAGGTGCGAGAGCAAATGGCTAAGCGTCTGGCAGCGCACAGGGAAGCAAATGCAGCGAGGGCCCTTACAGCGCAGCAGAAGAAGGACAAGAGAGCGCGCAAGATACAAGAAGATGTGTCTCTTGGAGTGAATGTAGCCATTTACAG gGTAAAGGATCTCACTAACCCCGCTAAGAAGTTCAAAGTCGAGGCCAATGCAAAGCAGCTTACAATGACTGGATGTGTTGTGTTGTTCAGGGACTGTAACGTCATTGCTGTTGAAGGTGGCTTAAAGCAACAGAAACATTACAAGAG GTTGATGCTACACCGCATCAAGTGGGAAGAGGATATGACAAAGGACCTTGAGGGAAAGGAAACTCCAAACAAATGCCATCTAGTGTGGGAG GGATTCACGAAGCAGAGGAACTTTGGGGAGCTCAAGTTCAAAGTGTGCCCGACAGAGAAAGTGGCCCGGGAACATTTCAAGAAGCACTCAGTCGAGCATTACTGGGACTTGGCTTACAGTGGAGCTGTCATGGAGACGGCAGACACTCCTCTCTAG